In Bubalus bubalis isolate 160015118507 breed Murrah chromosome 3, NDDB_SH_1, whole genome shotgun sequence, a genomic segment contains:
- the LOC112583862 gene encoding interferon tau-1 — MAFMLSLLMALVLVSYGPAESLGCYLSQRHMLDARENLRLLARMNRLSPHPCLQDRKDFGLPQEMVEGDQLQKDQAISVLHEMLQQCFNLFHTERSSAAWNTTLLEQLRTGLQQQLEDLDACLGPVTGEKDSDLGRMGPILTVKKYFQGIHVYLKEKEYSDCAWEIVRVEMMRALSSSTTLQKRLRKMGGDLNSL; from the coding sequence ATGGCCTTCATGCTCTCTCTACTGATGGCCCTGGTGCTGGTCAGCTATGGCCCGGCAGAATCTCTTGGTTGTTACCTGTCTCAGAGACACATGCTGGATGCCAGGGAGAACCTCAGGCTTCTGGCCCGAATGAACAGACTCTCCCCTCATCCCTGTCTGCAGGACAGAAAAGACTTTGGTCTTcctcaggagatggtggagggcgACCAGCTCCAGAAAGATCAGGCTATCTCTGTGCTCCATGAGATGCTCCAGCAGTGCTTCAACCTCTTCCACACAGAGCGCTCGTCTGCTGCCTGGAACACCACCCTCCTGGAGCAGCTCCGCACTGGACTCCAACAGCAGCTGGAGGACCTGGACGCCTGCCTGGGCCCGGTGACGGGAGAGAAAGACTCTGACCTGGGAAGGATGGGCCCCATTCTGACCGTGAAGAAGTACTTCCAGGGCATCCATGTCTAcctgaaagagaaggaatacaGTGACTGCGCCTGGGAAATCGTCAGAGTGGAGATGATGAGAGCCCTCTCTTCATCAACCACCTTGCAAAAAAGGTTAAGAAAGATGGGTGGAGATCTGAATTCACTTTGA